The following are encoded in a window of Lichenicola cladoniae genomic DNA:
- a CDS encoding electron transfer flavoprotein-ubiquinone oxidoreductase — MSETAREAMEFDVVVVGGGPAGLAAAIRVKQLSPDASVCLVEKGSEIGAHILSGAVIEPRALDELIPDWKEKGAPLDTPATTDEMLYLTEKRSFRLPTPPQMNNHGNYIVSLGNVCRWLATQAEELGVEIYPGFSAAELLEEDGRIVGIATGDMGITKAGEPGPNHAGGMELRAPYTLFAEGCRGSLSKQLMARFKLREGIDPQTYGLGIKELWEVPAAQHRPGFIQHTLGWPLDKKTYGGSWLYHFGDNLVSYGFVVGLDYANTWLSPFDEMQRLKTHKAVRKHLEGGKRISYGARALSEGGLQSIPRLTFPGGALLGDAAGFLNVPKIKGTHAAMKSGMLAAESVVEALANGRPAEPASFTRKVRESWLWGELRDVRNVRPAFAKYGQLGGFAYSAIDTVLLRGRAPWTLRHPHADHEVLDRADTSTPITYPKPDNALTFDKLSSVFLSNTNHEENQPVHLKLRDPERWKTVNWDLFRSPESRYCPAGVYEAVDVDTNPRLQINAQNCVHCKTCDIKDPTENIDWSAPEGGGGPNYPGGM, encoded by the coding sequence ATGAGCGAGACGGCACGCGAGGCGATGGAATTCGATGTGGTCGTGGTCGGCGGCGGTCCCGCCGGCCTTGCCGCGGCGATCCGCGTGAAACAGCTCTCCCCCGACGCATCCGTCTGCCTGGTCGAGAAAGGCAGCGAGATCGGCGCCCACATCCTGTCCGGCGCGGTGATCGAGCCGCGTGCGCTCGACGAGCTGATCCCGGACTGGAAGGAGAAGGGCGCGCCGCTCGACACGCCCGCCACCACCGACGAGATGCTCTACCTGACCGAGAAGCGCAGCTTCAGGCTGCCGACGCCGCCGCAGATGAACAACCACGGCAACTACATCGTCAGCCTGGGCAATGTCTGCCGCTGGCTGGCGACCCAGGCGGAGGAGCTCGGCGTCGAGATCTATCCGGGCTTCTCCGCCGCCGAACTGCTGGAAGAGGACGGCCGCATCGTCGGCATCGCCACCGGCGACATGGGCATCACCAAGGCGGGCGAGCCCGGCCCGAACCACGCCGGCGGCATGGAGCTGCGGGCGCCCTACACCCTGTTTGCCGAGGGATGCCGCGGCTCGCTGAGCAAGCAGCTGATGGCTCGGTTCAAGCTTCGCGAAGGCATCGACCCGCAGACCTACGGGCTTGGGATCAAGGAGCTGTGGGAGGTGCCGGCGGCCCAGCATCGCCCTGGCTTCATCCAGCACACGCTCGGCTGGCCGCTCGACAAGAAGACCTACGGCGGCTCATGGCTCTACCATTTCGGCGACAACCTGGTGTCGTACGGCTTCGTGGTCGGGCTCGACTACGCCAATACCTGGCTGTCGCCGTTCGACGAGATGCAGCGCCTGAAGACCCACAAGGCGGTGCGCAAGCACCTCGAGGGCGGCAAGCGCATCTCCTACGGCGCCCGTGCGCTGTCCGAGGGCGGACTGCAATCGATCCCTCGCCTGACCTTCCCGGGTGGTGCACTGCTCGGCGACGCAGCCGGCTTCCTGAACGTGCCGAAGATCAAGGGCACCCACGCGGCGATGAAGTCCGGCATGCTGGCCGCCGAATCGGTCGTCGAAGCGCTGGCCAACGGACGCCCGGCCGAGCCGGCCAGCTTCACCCGGAAGGTCAGGGAGTCCTGGCTGTGGGGCGAGCTGCGCGATGTGCGCAACGTGCGCCCGGCATTCGCCAAATACGGACAGCTCGGCGGTTTCGCCTACTCGGCGATCGATACGGTACTGCTGCGCGGACGGGCTCCCTGGACGCTGCGCCATCCGCATGCCGACCACGAGGTGCTGGACCGGGCAGACACCTCGACGCCAATCACCTATCCGAAACCCGACAACGCGCTCACCTTCGACAAGCTCTCTTCGGTGTTCCTGTCTAACACCAACCATGAGGAGAACCAGCCGGTTCATCTGAAGCTGCGTGATCCCGAGCGCTGGAAGACGGTGAACTGGGACCTGTTCCGGTCGCCGGAGAGTCGCTACTGCCCGGCTGGGGTCTACGAGGCGGTGGACGTCGATACCAACCCCAGGTTGCAGATCAACGCGCAGAACTGCGTCCACTGCAAGACCTGCGACATCAAGGATCCGACCGAGAATATAGACTGGTCGGCGCCCGAGGGCGGCGGTGGCCCGAACTATCCCGGTGGGATGTAA